Part of the Nitrospinota bacterium genome, ATTGCATTAGCTTTAAAAGTCGATGCCCCGATTTTTGTCTCAAAAGATATAATGGCTCGAGCAAAAGTCTTTAATGGAGAACCAAAGAAATCGTTAAGAAATATATTGTTACCATACGGATTGACATTTCAAGAACTTACCCCTGCAATTGCTCAACATTTCAATCTAACCAATCCAAAAGGAGTACTCATATCAGATGTTAGTTCAGGAAGCGCAGCAGAGTTAGCTGGGATTAAAAGAGGGGATGTAATTAGAAAAATCAGCAGAGAGGATGTCCTTACATTAAATGACATTAATAGAATAATAAGCAAAGGTAATATAAATGATTTTATTTTAATTAACATAGAGAGAGAAAGATTTTTTTACACTTTTAAACTAAAGTCAAAAAACAAAGAAATAGTAAAATAATTTAAGTTTTTATTGTTGCTACAGGAAGAGAGATAGAATATTCAATATTGGTAAGTAAAATTTTTTGAGAAATCTGGAGCGGGAAACGGGATTTGAACCCGCGACCCTCGCCTTGGCAAGGCGATGCTCTACCGCTGAGCTATTCCCGCTTTAAATTTTAGAATTCTCAATTATAGTAAATTTTAGTTGGTTGTCAAATAAAAATATAAAGTAATGATTTCTTTCTTCTATCTATAATCAATCGTCATCTTTTCCAATTAAATTTATCTTCTTCACCGGTTGCTAACCTTCTTAGGTTATCTTTGTGTCGAAATATAATAAAGATGGTTGCAAGAGTTGATAAAAGAATATAAAACTTTGGTTCATTGAATTGCCAAGCCAAAACAGGTAAGGCAATAGAAGCAATCATAGAACTCAATGAGACATATCTGGATACAAAGCATATAATAAGCCATAT contains:
- a CDS encoding bifunctional nuclease domain-containing protein, with translation MKRYAIIILVLLAFSILFVSPLIGKDFDNIVQVKVKGITIDSSTSKPIVILQDLEQRKILPIWIGSFEANAIALGIEHIVPPRPMTHDLIKNILEGIKAKVRKIIITDLKNNVFYSVVLLDINNVEVSVDSRPSDAIALALKVDAPIFVSKDIMARAKVFNGEPKKSLRNILLPYGLTFQELTPAIAQHFNLTNPKGVLISDVSSGSAAELAGIKRGDVIRKISREDVLTLNDINRIISKGNINDFILINIERERFFYTFKLKSKNKEIVK